The following nucleotide sequence is from Thermodesulfovibrionia bacterium.
CAATATTTTTTATTTCATCACTAATGGTAATTCTTTTAAGAAATATGCACGTTGATTACTATATCCGTATAATAATTAAATTAATTTCTCTGTCTTTATATGTATATCTTGGGGCTAAAATACATGTGGTCACTATTGAGAACTTCAGGCTGCTTAAAAGATCTGTCATAGGAAAGTCGTTCTGAAGAAGCGTTGTCTTAACACTTTAGTCTATTGATATATATTAAATATAGTAATGATCAAGAAAAGAATAAAAAATATATTTTGGTCTCTTTCCAGAGCCGCTGTTAATAGAGCGGTAAAAGAAAATGATGAACTTTCCGCCATATGGGGGCTTTCCTATAACATACTGCCAAGCTTGGATGAACATTATATAACTGCCAGACTCAGTGAAGAAGAGAGCTTAAGAGCCAGGCTCCTGATTTGTTCACAGGCAAGTTTCCTGAGGAAGGTAATAACGGTAATATCTGAAAATGGACAGGCAGTTAATAATTATTTGGACATTGGCGATTCAGACGGCTCTGCAAGGATATTATTGAAGGAGAGCATGAAAAATGTGGATATCGACACATTAGGAATTAATCTGCAGCCTAAGGCCGTTGAGAAGATGAAACAAAAAGGGCTGGAAGCAGAATGCATAGATGCCATGGAACTTAGTAAACAGGGGAGGCGATATGATATCG
It contains:
- a CDS encoding class I SAM-dependent methyltransferase, which codes for MIKKRIKNIFWSLSRAAVNRAVKENDELSAIWGLSYNILPSLDEHYITARLSEEESLRARLLICSQASFLRKVITVISENGQAVNNYLDIGDSDGSARILLKESMKNVDIDTLGINLQPKAVEKMKQKGLEAECIDAMELSKQGRRYDIVSVFETLEHLPNPIGFLESIHSIVNHRLAISVPLICKSRVSLRYLDDKWPGDKIPTIENIHVFELSPEDWSKIFLHCGWEIEFEKKVRQFPKKGMLALLMKYTWRKISFEGYWFVSLKKNDEYRKRYCIE